The Methanocalculus natronophilus genome window below encodes:
- a CDS encoding Rpn family recombination-promoting nuclease/putative transposase: MKLIGVSEAETASWYVFSHKEMMADLISGFLNEEFASACDFSTLKRCNGSYVTDDLREREDAIRVVRKSARDRMIRKKSARDRIRTGEHLRD, from the coding sequence ATGAAGCTTATTGGTGTTAGCGAGGCAGAGACGGCCTCGTGGTACGTTTTCAGCCACAAAGAGATGATGGCAGACCTAATCTCCGGATTCCTCAATGAGGAATTTGCCTCTGCATGCGACTTTTCGACACTGAAGCGGTGTAATGGCAGTTATGTGACTGACGATCTCAGGGAGCGTGAAGATGCTATCCGGGTTGTGAGAAAATCAGCTCGTGACAGAATGATCAGAAAAAAGAGTGCGAGGGACCGGATTCGAACCGGCGAACACCTACGTGACTAG